aagttttacactaagttgactgcgcctttaaccagcttggaaaattccagaaaatgaagtcatggctctataagcttctgataggctaattgacataatatgagtcaattggaggtgtacctgtagatgtatttcaaggcctaccttcaaactcagtgcctctttgcttgacatcatgggaaaaacaaaagaaatcagccaagaccaaagGAAAATAAagataattgtagacctccacaattctggttcatccttgagagcaatttccaaacgcatgaaggtaccacgttcatctgtacaaacaatagtacgcaagtataaacaccatgggaccacgcagccgtcataccactcagtaaggagacgagttctgtctcctagagatgaacgtacttttgtgtgaaaacaaatcaatcccagaacaacagcaaaggaccttgtgaagatcctggaggaaacaggtacaaaagtatctatatccacaataaaacgagtcctatatcgacataacctgaaaggccgttcagcaagggaaaagccactgctccaaaaccgccaataaaaaggcagactacgatttgcaactgcacatggggacaaagatcggactttttggagaaatgtcctctggtctgatgaaacaaaaatagagccgtttagccataatgaccatcgttatgtttggaggaaaaagggggaggcttgcaagctgaagaacaccatcccaactgtgaagcacgggaagcacagcatcatgttgtgggggtgctttgctgcaggagggactggtgcccttcacaaaatagatggcatcttgaggaatgacaaatatgtggatatattgaagcaacatctcaagacatcagtcaggaagtttaagcgtgggtcttccaaatgcacaatgacccCGAGCATACTTCAAaaggttgtggcaaaatggcttaaggacaacaaagtcaaggtattggagtagccatcaaagccctgacctcaatcctatagaaaatgtgtgggcagaactgaaaaaaagtGTGCGAGCAACGAGGCctacaacctgactcagttacaccagctctgtctgtaggaatgggccaaaattcacccaacttattgtgggaagcttgtggaaggctacctgaaacgtttgacccaagttaaagaatttaaaggcaatgctaccaaatactaattgagtgtacgtaaacttctgacccactgggaatataaaataaataaaagctgaaataaataactcctattattctgacatttcacattcttaaaataaagtggtgatcctaactgacctaagacagggaatttttaataggattaagtcaggaattgtgaaaaactgagtttaaatgtacttggctaaggtgtatgtaaacttccaacttcaactgtatatgctcgcgtcgaggcaagtaacactgaaacatgcatgagagcatcagctgttccggatgactgatgacgctctccgcagccgatgtgagtaagacctttaaacaggtcaacattcacaaggccgcagggccagacggattactaggacgtgtactccgagcatgcactgaccaactggcaagtgtcttcactgacattttcaacctgtccctgacagagtctgtaataccaacatgtttcaaacagaccaccatagtccctgtgcccaaggaagcaaaggtaacctgcctaccgacatgtagcactcacatctgtagccatgaaatgctttgaaaggctggtcatggctcacatcaacaccattatcccagaaatcctagacccactccaatttgcatagcgcacaaacagatccacagatgatgcaacctctattgcacgccacactgccctttccgacctggacaaaaggaacacctatgtgagaatgctgttcattgactacagctcagcgttcaacacaaaagtgccctcaaagctcatccctaaggacccagggactaaacacctccctctgcaactggatcctagacttcctgacagaACACCCCCAggaggtaagggtaggtaacacatccaccacactgatcctcaacacacgggcccctcaggggtgcgtgcccagtccccttctgtactccctgttcactcatgactgcacggtcaggcacaactccaacaccatcattaagtttgctgatgacagggGTCTAAGccccgacaatgatgagacagcctatagggaggaggtcagagaccttacCGTGTGGTgtgaggacaacaacctctccctcaacgtgagactacaggaaaaggaggaccgagcacgtcccATTCTCATCGATTGGGCTGTAGTTGAGAACttaaagttccttggcgtccacaattctttttttaacctttatttaactaggcaagtcagttaagaacacatttttattttcaatgacggcctaggaacagtgggttaatgccttgttcaggggcagaatgacagatctttctttaccttgttagctcagggattcgatcttgcaacctttcggttactagtccaatgctctaaccactagactacctgccaccccaacagcaacaaactaacatggtctaaacacaccaagacagtcgtgaagagggcacgacaaaacctattccccctcaggagactgaaaagatttggcattggtcctcagaaggttctacagctgcaacatcgagagcatccagactggttgcatccctgcctggtatggcaactgctcagccttccGACTGCAAGgttagtgcgtacagcccagtacatcaccaggaccaagtttcctgccatccaggacctcaataccagACGGTGTCGTTTAAAAAGAATTGGGGCCGGTAttttctttaaactgcattgttggttaagggcttgtaagtaagcatttcactgtaaggtctacatctgttgtatttggcgcatgtggcaaataacatTTGATACAGGGACAGAGAACCAACCATACAGAAACAAAGGATAAAGCCTCGCTGAGTGCTAGCCTGTTCCTGCTTTAGCTAACTTGAGGTCTTGCTGTCTTGCAAGACTAATGGTACTGAAAGTTAGGCACCAAGCCTAAAGGAGAAATCCTTGTCACAAACAGAAATATAGCCATTTGTTTACCCATCTTTCCTAGTGGACATGGGTTGGAAGGGTTGGGGTAGCCATGGTCCTCACTGAAGTATTTGGGGATGTTGTCCCCTGTCAGCTCAGCTACGATGTTGGGGATGTTTCCATAGGGACCCAGGTGCTGCAGCCCCTCATGGGCTCCTCCTAGTGGAGGAAACGGAATATGAcaagaatatatatttttagtcattacagggacagagacagagggggcatGTTTACTACCATTCTTACATTTTAGAGTGATGCTCCAGAAGTTGtttaatttcagccagtagttttgaaagtggcgCTCACGAGCCAAAACAGGTCCCCGTTTTCTGTGTAGCATGTCATCCAACTGTGTAGGACGTCAGCCAATTCATATATGTTTCACatttgttgtgcttaagatccCAGACTGCTGCTTTAAAAATTTGATTAGCATAAGTCAAAAGTGAAATCAATATCAGAATACAATACTAAGTCTAGATGTTATttctgtacagtgcattcgttaATTATTCAAACcccgtctcggagctctacagtgTATGCCTTCACatttttttatgtaacctttatttaactaggttaactagttaagaacaaattcttatttacaatgacgtcttACACCGGCCAAATAGATGACGCTTGGCCAATTGGGcgtcctatagggcggcgcacaatcacTGACggttgcgatacagcctggaatctaaccagggtgtctgtagtgaagcctcaagcactgagatgcagcgccttagaccgctgcgccacgcgGGAGCCCATatcttgtccaatcaattgaatttacaacaggtggactccaatgaagttgtataaacatcaaggctgatcaatggaaacaggatgcagctgagctcaatttcaagtctcatagcaaagggtctgaatacatttgtaaaaaaaaaaatctaaaagcctgttttcactttgtcattatggggtagtgtgtagactgatgagggaaaaaacaatatTTAAGACATTTTAGAAgcaggctgtaacgtagcaaaatgtggaaaaagtcaaggagtctgaatactttgcaaATTCACTGTACATGTCCCATCTCCAAACACAATCCCAAGTACAGAAACCCAAGGCCAGAAATGTAAATGTGATCTCCACAATGGTACTGGGAACTATAACCATTGGCAAAACATTTTCTCGCTCCGAGATGCATGCCCTCTCTCCCACAGAATATATCCCCTCAATACTCCTGAACATTTGGCAGGAGCTTTGGTATAATATAAAATAGCTGACTTGCCGGTCCACATCGATGTAGACCTGTTATTAAACTCCATTATGGCCATGTACAAAATGGAacactataaagtgcactacttttgaccagggcccataaccctatgaagtgcactactttttaccatatGGGATGTCGCTGAGTGATTTATCCAAGGCTATGAACTGGACACAAGACAGATCTGTGGTGTAATTACTGGTAGGGAACATTTCAAAACAGATGTAATTTCATTTCACAATGGAAAATTGCCTGCAATAGAGTGGAGAGTATTTCTTAGACATAACCCATGTGCCAAATCATGACACACCCCAGATATACACAGACTAGGCTTGTGGTCTTACACGTCATACTGTTTTATAGGTATAGTGTTTGATTACTAAACAAGTCGTCAACCAAATTGTCAGATACAATCCAGTTTCTGTACTTTTTGCTTCATTGACAACCAAAAAAATTAAGATTAACAACAAGCCTGAAATATACTTTATGTCAAGCCAACTACTACAGCACTATGACTAAAACAGACAACTCCTTTAACTCATAGATTATTATTTTAAACCATGGACCCCACCTTGGATACTCTGGGGACCCACGATGTTGGTGGCCTGGTGAGCGGGGTACTCAACCCTGTGCCGAGCGATGCCAAGCTGCTCCATGGCGCCGTGTAGGAGGCGTTGAATGTCGGCCTCAGATACCTGGTCTGCCGTGCGGGGGCTCCGGGCCGATGCCAGCTCCGCCACGCACACCAGAACGCTCAGCAACACGGTTCTACTCAACCTGACCGTCGAACCCATCGCGGTCTGCAATAGAGAGACAAAAATATAACGTTGCTTATCAATCATGTTTTCAGTTGCATTTTTCTACTAAATACGTCGTTCTAATTATGTTTCAGAGGGATGTCCACCTGACAGAAACCATCATTAACCCACATATAAACAGTTGACTAACAGAAGGCAGGTGCAAATAGACACTTTTGTTGTTCCTTCCCCATGTAGGCTAATAATAAAATCACACCATTCGGCCATAGGAATCGCATTATGTCCAAATACAGCGGATGCCCAAATTTAATGTAGACATGGGCATAACCTAGAACTAACCTAATAAATACATTATTACGCAGGTACGCTAAGTGTTTATTTGTAAATCATGTCTAGAACATAAACACATGTAATATAGCCCAATACATTGCAAAATGTAGCATCCGTAATCCTAATtaaccatataaaacaaaatcAACCTATATCTGGAATTAAGGCATACGTGCGTTTGCCTCTTTTctgtgaaaacaaaaatgtgcgcCACCGGGCAAATATGCTACAGAGGCCGCAACAGTCATACATATTCTGGATATACCAATAAACGACATTCAACAGATGCAATATTTTTGATCTCATAGGCTACTGTTACACATATCGAAAAGGCCTACACGATATTTATCTGACTTTACGATGTATCGTTTTCCTTACGGTGTATCCTGGATGCGGCGAGAAAGAGCTTGTGATGCTGACGGATGATGCAGTCGTCGCTCCACGGATCATTACCTTACCGGCTCTTGCCAggcaccaaaaaaaaaaatccctggcATCTCCGTGAATGTCATTAAACAATGTCGATAATTTAGCGCATCAGGGTGGCGTTTTCGTGTGATTTACAAATTTAGTAGACAAACATGCAATAGCCTAAGCTGTGGCTAAAACAGTCGTCAATTTTAATAAATTTGACTCCAAAGAAAAATTAAAATAGGCCTATTTATTAAAACATTTAGTTTTACAGACATATTGGACAGGTGGGCTACAGGTAATATGTAAAGGGAAATAAATTAAATATTCAGTCAAAAAGGCTCCAAAGATATAACAGAATGTCTTTGCAATACAATATAACATTGATAAGACTCCATTTTTATCTTCAATGCAAAAATCGTAAAAACAATGACAACTGCCATATGGACCTTCACATGTGATGAATAGAACTCTATCCATTTGATGAGACTGGAGTCGTATGTCTCCTGCTCTTCCAGGGGGGTTCGGTACAGCTTTCCCCAAACCAGGAGACAGGCGGACACCGTCACTCAGCCTTTTGGCCGAAACACACCCAACGTTTCACCGAATCCATTCTGAGGGAAGTAAAGAAAGGGAGTTCATGGTTCCACCTATTATCAGTGGGGCAGGACCCAACCTTGCTcttttttccttcactttgtACGAAAGAGAATAGCATACAAAATTACATTTTTGCCCTGACCTGGCCAACAGGGATGAAGAGGGACTGGAGCCTGGCCAACAGGGATGTGGGGGGGACTGGAGCCTGGCCAATAGGGATGTGGGGGGACTGGAGCCTGGCCAACAGGGATGTGGGGGGGACTGGAGCCTGGCCAACAGGGATGTGGGGGGACTGGAGCCTGGCCAACAGGGATGTGGGGGGGACTGGAGCCTGGCCAACAGGGATGTGGGGGGACTGGAGCCTGGCCAACAGGGATGTGGGGGGACTGGAGCCTGGCCAACAGGGATGTGGGGGGACTGGAGCCTGGCCAACAGGGATGTAGGGGGGGACTGGAGCCTGGCCAACAGGGATGTAGGGGGGACTGGAGCCTGGCCAACAGGGATGATGAGGGACTGGAGCCTGGCCAACAGGGATGTAGGGGGGACTGGAGCCTGGCCAACAGGGATGATGAGGGACTGGAGCCTGGCCAACAGGGATGAGGAGGGACTGGAGCCTGGCCAACAGGGAAGCAGGCTGTGGCTCAGGGCATAGACCACAGCCAGGTTACTGCTAGTCATCTGTTCTCAGCACACCTGAGAAAGGGAAAGAAAGGCAGAGAGGAAACAATTACATTATCTCTGCAGGAACTGTACCATACAGCAAGACATTTTGGatcaaagcatctgctaaattatacACGTCGCAATCTGGGAAACGCAtttaaatatatttcacagcaccGAACATGAGTCCCAAAATAGAATGGTAACTTAGCTCCCAGTATGTACGCATACTACAGCTTCTTCGAAGAGGTCAGGACCTTAATGGCACAGGAGCTGCTCTAAACACATTACCTGCGGGAGACCTTTGAGAGGAAATGGAGAAAGTGTCTGAGGAAGGCACAGTTCTTGTCAGGCAGTAGGCAGGGCAGCAGCTGGGTGGCCCGAGGTCCTCTCCTCCACCGTGGGCAGAAGCTGGGCCTTTAGCAGGGCAGAGTGGATGTctagggagggggaaagagaggttaTGGAAGCGCCAGACAGAACAGCTTCAGTAGGCTGGCCACATTACAAGGGAGGGTTGTGGATAGGCAGGCTTCCCAGTGGTCCAGCTTAGCCTGTGAAATAGATGTAGCAGACAACAAAACAGGCTTGAGTTGAAGTCCAGTGGATCAACCACCatgactcagttccattacacAAGAGTCATTGAATGAATGAGTCTTCTGTATGGGTGAGtttacccgcaataacatctgctaaaatgtGTACGTGACGAATAAAATGTAATTTTGACTTGGCCCCCTGACGCTCGGTCTGAACATTACCAAGCATTTCTTTCAGTACGGTTTTGGAATCATAAGGACCTTCTTTCATATAAGTGTGAAATAATTTTagaaacacaaaaaaatacaacttcgTAGGGTTactgttcccacacggccatatctccGTGTTACACAGACCGTTTACGGAAGACAGAGGGACCGCCTGTGTTAATTTTCTATCTAGCATGGTCCCCACACCTGGGTGTAATGGAAGAAGGCTGCCAGAgccactgaaaaatactgttggcTGCAACTGTCATAGCCAGTtagttatttatatatataaataactaACTACATTTGTTAGGGTTAAACTggatatttgtttgcataacttatataatatactggagaagctatgctacattattaagtatataaactacggataagtcaactgctgaagacaagaactacaaccggtgacaggaagtgcgtcacgaggctgggaccagcctgcacgccgacgat
The window above is part of the Salmo salar chromosome ssa15, Ssal_v3.1, whole genome shotgun sequence genome. Proteins encoded here:
- the 7b2 gene encoding Neuroendocrine protein 7B2, translating into MIRGATTASSVSITSSFSPHPGYTTAMGSTVRLSRTVLLSVLVCVAELASARSPRTADQVSEADIQRLLHGAMEQLGIARHRVEYPAHQATNIVGPQSIQGGAHEGLQHLGPYGNIPNIVAELTGDNIPKYFSEDHGYPNPSNPCPLGKMAADGCLENVPDTAEFSREFQKHQHLFDPEHDYSALAKWNKELLYQKLKGGPKRRQRSVNNPYLMGQKLDNVVAKKSVPHYPEEEDYRTST